In Fervidobacterium nodosum Rt17-B1, one genomic interval encodes:
- the fabG gene encoding 3-oxoacyl-ACP reductase FabG, translating to MKKLEGKVAIVTGASGGIGRAITKELTEEGCTVIGFNYVPSNEGIEYVLDITNRQAVEEAVKDVIGKYGRIDILINNAGITKDNLVYRMSYEDWDAVINTNLTGAFNMVKACIREIVKNEGVIINVSSVVGLEGNIGQVNYSASKAGLVGLTKSLAKEFGRKNVRVNAIAPGFIETPMTEKLPEEIKKAALEKISMRRFGKPEEVAKLVRFLVTDGTYINGQVIVIDGGMEM from the coding sequence ATGAAGAAGCTTGAAGGGAAAGTTGCGATTGTAACGGGGGCTTCTGGTGGGATAGGAAGAGCTATAACAAAGGAATTAACGGAGGAAGGCTGCACAGTTATTGGGTTTAACTATGTACCTTCTAACGAAGGGATAGAGTACGTTTTGGATATCACAAATCGTCAAGCTGTTGAAGAAGCTGTTAAAGATGTAATTGGAAAGTATGGAAGAATAGATATACTTATAAACAACGCAGGTATCACAAAGGATAACCTGGTTTATCGAATGAGCTATGAAGATTGGGATGCAGTTATAAACACAAACCTTACAGGTGCATTCAACATGGTTAAAGCGTGCATTAGAGAGATCGTCAAGAACGAAGGTGTGATAATAAATGTTTCATCTGTTGTTGGGCTCGAAGGAAACATCGGGCAAGTGAATTACTCCGCTTCAAAAGCAGGGCTTGTTGGACTTACGAAATCTTTGGCGAAAGAATTTGGAAGGAAGAATGTCAGAGTCAACGCGATAGCCCCTGGGTTTATCGAAACACCTATGACCGAAAAACTTCCGGAAGAAATTAAAAAAGCAGCGCTTGAAAAAATATCTATGCGCCGATTTGGTAAACCTGAAGAAGTGGCAAAACTTGTTAGATTCCTTGTAACTGATGGAACGTACATAAACGGTCAAGTTATAGTGATAGATGGCGGAATGGAAATGTGA
- the ppdK gene encoding pyruvate, phosphate dikinase, whose product MSKKWVYFFANGKAEGTAQMKDILGGKGANLAEMTNAGVPVPPGFTISTEVCKYYYDNNRTYPETLKQEVETAMKKLEEVTGKGFGDPKKPLLVSVRSGAAISMPGMMDTILNLGLNDETVKGLVEMTNNERFAYDSYRRFLQMFGDTALGIPHADFENALSEMKAKKGVKLDTELDAEDLKKLVEIYKEIYKKHGKEFPQDVYKQLWAAIEAVIWSWMSDRAIKYREIHGIKEGELLGTAVNIVAMVFGNMGDDSGTGVCFTRDPNTGEKVHYGEFLPNAQGEDVVAGIRTPYPLEKMKEMLPGAYEELIQIMDRLEAYFKDMQDIEFTVEKGKLYILQTRNAKRTSQAAIRIAVDMVHEGLIDKKTAVLRVQPADIERVLHPKFDENERKNAKVIAKGLPASPGAATGKVYFDAHKAEAVAETGEKVLLVRPETSPEDVGGMNAAEGILTARGGMTSHAAVVARGLGKPAVVGAESIFVDEEAGYLKVGDVVVKEGEWISIDGTTGEVFLGKVTTVKPRGLEGPVAELLAWADEFRKLGVRANADVPRDAKVAREFGAEGIGLCRTEHMFFEKDRIPKVRRMIVARTVEEREAALAELLPLQKEDFKGLFREMKGYPVTIRLIDPPLHEFLPHEEEQMAEVAQQIGITVEELKKVVEQLHELNPMLGHRGVRLVITYPEIAVMQTKAIILAAIELKKEEGIEVVPEIMIPLVGHVNELKYIKKVVIETADKLIKEHGVDLKYLVGTMIEVPRAAVTADQIAQEADFFSFGTNDLTQMTFGFSRDDVGKFLPEYLAKGILEDDPFKHVDTEGVGQLVKSATEKGKSVKANLKCGVCGEHGGDPKSIMFFAQTKLDYVSASPYRIPVARLAAAQASIKYRS is encoded by the coding sequence ATGAGTAAGAAGTGGGTTTATTTCTTTGCTAACGGAAAAGCGGAAGGTACCGCCCAGATGAAAGATATTCTCGGTGGTAAGGGTGCAAACCTTGCCGAAATGACAAATGCAGGAGTACCAGTCCCGCCAGGCTTTACTATTTCTACAGAAGTTTGTAAATACTATTACGACAACAACAGAACATACCCAGAAACACTTAAACAAGAAGTTGAAACAGCTATGAAAAAACTCGAAGAAGTAACAGGAAAGGGATTTGGCGATCCTAAGAAACCATTGCTTGTTTCCGTCAGATCGGGCGCTGCGATTTCCATGCCTGGTATGATGGATACAATCCTCAACCTTGGTTTGAACGATGAAACAGTTAAAGGTCTTGTTGAAATGACAAACAACGAAAGATTTGCGTACGATTCATACAGAAGATTCTTGCAAATGTTTGGTGACACAGCTCTCGGCATTCCACACGCAGATTTCGAAAACGCTCTTTCTGAAATGAAAGCCAAAAAAGGCGTAAAACTTGACACAGAACTTGACGCTGAAGACCTTAAGAAACTTGTAGAAATATACAAAGAAATTTACAAAAAACATGGAAAAGAATTTCCACAAGATGTTTACAAACAACTCTGGGCAGCTATCGAAGCTGTTATTTGGTCATGGATGAGCGATAGGGCAATTAAGTACAGAGAAATTCATGGAATCAAAGAAGGAGAATTACTCGGTACAGCAGTCAACATCGTTGCGATGGTCTTTGGTAACATGGGTGACGACAGCGGTACAGGTGTCTGCTTTACAAGAGATCCAAACACAGGTGAAAAAGTACACTACGGTGAATTCTTACCAAACGCACAAGGTGAAGACGTCGTTGCTGGTATAAGAACACCATATCCACTTGAAAAGATGAAAGAAATGCTCCCAGGCGCTTACGAAGAATTGATTCAGATAATGGATAGACTTGAAGCATACTTCAAAGATATGCAAGATATCGAATTCACAGTAGAAAAAGGAAAACTCTACATACTCCAAACAAGAAACGCAAAGAGAACAAGTCAAGCAGCTATAAGAATCGCTGTTGACATGGTTCACGAAGGACTTATTGACAAGAAGACGGCTGTTTTAAGAGTACAACCCGCTGATATTGAAAGAGTTCTCCACCCGAAATTTGATGAAAATGAAAGAAAGAACGCAAAAGTTATTGCAAAAGGTCTTCCAGCATCACCAGGTGCCGCAACAGGTAAAGTTTACTTTGATGCTCACAAAGCGGAAGCGGTTGCTGAAACCGGCGAAAAGGTATTACTTGTCAGACCAGAGACAAGCCCAGAAGACGTTGGTGGTATGAACGCAGCGGAAGGTATACTCACAGCACGCGGTGGTATGACATCACACGCAGCAGTTGTTGCGAGAGGTCTTGGTAAACCAGCCGTAGTTGGTGCAGAGAGTATATTTGTTGACGAAGAAGCAGGATACCTCAAAGTTGGAGATGTTGTTGTAAAAGAAGGAGAATGGATATCTATAGATGGTACAACAGGTGAAGTATTCCTCGGAAAAGTTACAACAGTTAAACCAAGAGGACTCGAAGGACCAGTTGCTGAACTCCTTGCCTGGGCAGACGAATTCAGAAAACTCGGTGTCAGAGCAAACGCAGACGTTCCAAGAGACGCAAAAGTTGCAAGAGAATTCGGAGCGGAAGGTATCGGTCTGTGTAGAACCGAACACATGTTCTTCGAAAAAGACAGAATACCAAAAGTTAGAAGAATGATTGTTGCAAGAACAGTTGAAGAAAGGGAAGCAGCACTTGCTGAACTTCTCCCACTCCAAAAAGAAGACTTCAAAGGTCTATTCAGAGAAATGAAAGGTTACCCAGTCACAATAAGGCTTATTGACCCACCACTCCACGAATTCTTGCCACATGAAGAAGAACAAATGGCGGAAGTTGCACAACAAATAGGAATAACGGTAGAAGAACTCAAAAAAGTTGTTGAACAACTCCATGAACTTAACCCAATGCTTGGCCACAGGGGTGTAAGACTTGTTATCACATACCCAGAAATCGCTGTCATGCAAACAAAAGCTATAATACTCGCAGCAATTGAGCTTAAGAAAGAAGAAGGCATTGAAGTTGTTCCTGAAATAATGATACCTCTCGTAGGTCACGTTAACGAGTTGAAATATATAAAGAAAGTTGTTATTGAAACAGCAGACAAACTCATCAAAGAGCACGGAGTAGATCTCAAATATCTTGTCGGTACAATGATAGAAGTTCCAAGAGCGGCAGTTACAGCTGACCAAATCGCTCAAGAAGCAGACTTCTTCAGCTTCGGTACAAACGACCTTACACAGATGACATTTGGATTCAGCCGTGATGACGTTGGTAAGTTCTTACCAGAATACCTTGCAAAAGGTATACTTGAAGATGATCCATTCAAACACGTTGATACAGAAGGTGTAGGCCAACTCGTTAAATCAGCAACAGAAAAAGGTAAATCAGTCAAAGCAAATCTCAAATGTGGAGTTTGTGGTGAACACGGTGGAGATCCAAAATCCATAATGTTCTTTGCCCAAACAAAACTTGACTACGTCAGCGCATCACCATACAGAATTCCTGTTGCAAGACTTGCAGCAGCTCAAGCAAGCATTAAATACAGAAGCTAA
- a CDS encoding alpha/beta fold hydrolase, translating to MQIFLKSLLLSLTFYVASLFITTELTLENIKSDVAYVESNDIKVAYREVGKENIQNGTIVFLHGFSGSSVDWFEIVKVCSKKYHCVSIDIPPFGLSEKSYNFDYSDINILKTLLDILNKLNLEKFTLVGHSMGGYLSILIANEIPERINKLVLFDAAYNVLNLTDLERINPLNDGQLFDTKLLSTLLNIGLKIYPLVKLVYYNALGENAMISTEHFDKLFSQNFFLPGDVLVKFSIDKVIKPVNLNIDFRRFNFPVLIIYGENDTVTPPAIGRFLNERIENSKFVLIPNEGHMPLANKIAIEVFMNFIEKN from the coding sequence ATGCAGATATTTTTGAAAAGTTTATTGTTAAGTTTGACTTTTTACGTCGCATCTTTATTTATTACAACAGAGTTGACATTGGAAAATATCAAAAGTGATGTTGCTTATGTCGAAAGCAATGACATAAAAGTTGCTTACAGGGAAGTAGGAAAGGAAAATATTCAAAATGGCACGATCGTTTTCTTACACGGTTTTTCTGGTTCTTCTGTTGATTGGTTTGAGATTGTTAAGGTGTGTTCAAAAAAATACCATTGCGTGAGTATCGATATCCCACCGTTTGGATTATCGGAGAAATCGTATAATTTTGATTATTCAGACATTAACATTCTAAAAACACTTTTAGATATTTTAAATAAATTAAATTTAGAGAAATTCACGCTGGTTGGTCATTCTATGGGAGGATATTTATCAATACTAATAGCAAACGAAATTCCAGAGAGGATAAATAAATTGGTGCTTTTTGACGCCGCGTATAATGTACTAAATTTAACAGACTTGGAAAGAATTAACCCACTGAATGATGGACAATTATTCGATACCAAACTATTATCAACACTTTTGAACATCGGTTTAAAGATATACCCCCTTGTAAAATTGGTTTATTACAACGCACTTGGGGAAAACGCGATGATTTCAACGGAACATTTTGATAAATTATTTTCACAAAATTTCTTTTTACCTGGCGATGTTCTTGTTAAGTTTTCTATAGATAAAGTAATCAAACCAGTAAATTTAAATATTGACTTTCGAAGATTTAATTTTCCTGTGTTGATAATATACGGTGAGAACGATACGGTTACGCCACCTGCGATAGGAAGGTTTTTAAATGAACGAATCGAAAATTCAAAGTTTGTTTTAATTCCAAACGAAGGACATATGCCTCTTGCGAACAAAATAGCCATAGAGGTGTTTATGAATTTTATCGAAAAAAATTAA
- a CDS encoding biotin transporter BioY — protein sequence MKKDRVLRIVLIPVFAVLTAVGAQISIPLGTVPVTLQMLFVFLAGFFLNPMDALTAMVLYLALGVIGIPVFANFSAGFQHLVGPTAGYLWAFPIAAFLISYLRKINYFLAGITGLTVVYLLGWSVLGLFIKNFSKAFLVGVLPFIGIDFVKMILALYASKKLEKIMEGKLNEEA from the coding sequence ATGAAAAAAGACCGAGTCTTAAGAATTGTCTTGATACCAGTCTTCGCAGTATTAACGGCAGTTGGGGCACAGATTTCTATTCCTTTGGGAACAGTACCAGTTACTTTGCAGATGCTATTTGTATTTCTTGCAGGCTTTTTCCTTAATCCAATGGATGCGTTGACGGCGATGGTATTGTACCTTGCCCTTGGGGTTATAGGCATACCTGTTTTCGCGAATTTTTCCGCTGGTTTTCAACACCTCGTTGGACCAACGGCAGGTTACCTATGGGCTTTCCCCATAGCGGCATTTTTAATTAGCTATTTGAGAAAGATAAATTATTTCTTAGCTGGTATAACAGGTTTGACAGTTGTTTACTTACTTGGTTGGTCTGTACTTGGTTTGTTTATAAAAAACTTTTCAAAAGCGTTTTTAGTTGGCGTATTACCATTTATAGGTATCGATTTTGTAAAGATGATACTTGCATTGTACGCTTCTAAGAAATTAGAAAAAATAATGGAGGGAAAATTAAATGAAGAAGCTTGA
- the fabD gene encoding ACP S-malonyltransferase, protein MLKAFLFPGQGSQYSGMASEFSKYASWEYYAQKAIEVLGFDITEIMDGDEEILKITENAQPAIFLASYVAYVETTKKGLEPDYVAGHSLGEYTALAAAGVYDFETGIYLVRKRGEYISQTMKPGEGSMAAVMGVPIELLEEFVKQYDGLYIANYNSAEQNVVSGKADSIKSFVANLTEKGYRAIELKVSGPFHTPFLDEAREKMAKEVENIKFKTPKYPIIMNSIAKELTDPDKIKHYLLEQISGPVYWKQSIDRMLELGVDEFIEVGPKNVLSSMLKKAKINTKHFSSLITTEEVYEK, encoded by the coding sequence ATGTTAAAAGCATTCTTATTTCCTGGTCAAGGGTCTCAATACAGTGGAATGGCAAGTGAATTTTCGAAATACGCGTCTTGGGAATATTACGCTCAAAAAGCGATAGAAGTTTTAGGTTTTGACATAACGGAGATAATGGATGGAGACGAAGAGATACTAAAGATTACTGAGAATGCTCAACCTGCGATATTCTTGGCAAGTTACGTAGCATATGTTGAAACAACAAAAAAAGGTTTGGAACCAGATTACGTTGCAGGGCACAGTCTAGGTGAGTACACCGCTCTTGCGGCTGCTGGAGTGTACGACTTTGAGACAGGCATATATCTAGTTAGAAAAAGAGGAGAATACATCTCTCAAACGATGAAACCCGGCGAAGGTAGCATGGCAGCGGTTATGGGGGTGCCTATCGAATTGCTCGAAGAATTCGTAAAACAATACGATGGACTTTACATAGCAAATTACAATTCAGCAGAACAGAATGTTGTAAGTGGAAAAGCTGATAGTATAAAATCATTTGTCGCTAACCTCACCGAAAAAGGTTACAGGGCAATTGAATTAAAAGTCTCCGGTCCGTTCCATACACCATTTTTAGATGAAGCAAGAGAGAAAATGGCAAAAGAAGTTGAAAATATCAAATTCAAAACACCGAAATATCCTATAATCATGAACAGCATAGCAAAAGAACTAACAGACCCAGACAAGATAAAGCATTATTTGCTTGAACAGATAAGTGGCCCAGTTTATTGGAAACAATCTATCGACAGAATGCTTGAACTTGGTGTCGATGAATTCATAGAAGTCGGTCCAAAAAACGTCTTGAGTTCTATGCTAAAAAAAGCTAAAATTAATACAAAACACTTCTCATCTTTAATAACTACAGAGGAGGTTTACGAAAAATGA